The Ignavibacteriales bacterium sequence GTTCTGCCTCATGGGAAAAAGATCTACCAAAATATTTTGAATCGGACCGAATTCAGGTACAGGCATTGGTCGTTTCAGAAGTATCCGAATCCTTCAGTCATTGGAATTCAATCGAAAGTCTTGATTCCTGGTTAAAACGTTTTGCCGTTCCGGGAATTTACGGAATTGATACCCGCCGGCTTACAAAAATTTTACGCGAGCACGGTACAATGTTAGGCAAAATTGTAATTGGAGAAGAAGAAGTTGATTATTACAATCCCGATGTTGAAAATCTTATTTCAAAGGTAACCATTGATAAAGTTGAAAGTTATGGTACCGGAAAAAAAAGAATATTATTAATTGATTGCGGATGCAAGAAAAGTATTATTACAAATCTCCTGATGAAAAAAGTTTCTGTATTACGAGTTCCATATGACTATGATATTGATAAAGAAGATTATGATGGTGTTCTTATTTCAAATGGTCCGGGCAATCCCGTGGTTTACAAGCAGCTTGTTGCTTCCGCAAAAAAGCTAATACGGAAACAAGTTCCAACATTAGGAATTTGTATGGGGCATCAAATACTTTCTCTAGCAGCAGGTGCAAAGACTTACAAATTAAAGTACGGTCACCGGAGTCAGAACCAGCCGGTAAATCAAGTTGGTTCCAACAAATGTTACGTCACATCGCAAAATCATAGTTTTGCCGTGAACACAAAATCTTTACCCCGCGGCTGGCAGCCATGGTTTGAAAATCTTAACGACTATTCAAATGAAGGTGTTATACATGAAAAACTTCCCTTCAGAAGTGTCCAGTTCCATCCGGAAGCAATGCCGGGTC is a genomic window containing:
- the carA gene encoding glutamine-hydrolyzing carbamoyl-phosphate synthase small subunit, producing the protein MIKKTPTKQTARLILKDGNIFEGKLFGACKSIAGEVVFNTGMVGYPETLTDPSYKGQILVMTFPLVGNYGIPPTSFADNLLISKKTHYPKSDSTRSASWEKDLPKYFESDRIQVQALVVSEVSESFSHWNSIESLDSWLKRFAVPGIYGIDTRRLTKILREHGTMLGKIVIGEEEVDYYNPDVENLISKVTIDKVESYGTGKKRILLIDCGCKKSIITNLLMKKVSVLRVPYDYDIDKEDYDGVLISNGPGNPVVYKQLVASAKKLIRKQVPTLGICMGHQILSLAAGAKTYKLKYGHRSQNQPVNQVGSNKCYVTSQNHSFAVNTKSLPRGWQPWFENLNDYSNEGVIHEKLPFRSVQFHPEAMPGPVDTGFIFDEFLKDVK